In Rosa chinensis cultivar Old Blush chromosome 1, RchiOBHm-V2, whole genome shotgun sequence, a genomic segment contains:
- the LOC121051796 gene encoding shaggy-related protein kinase NtK-1-like yields MASVSVAPLSGLRYHSGITVAINSLPSEMNDMKIKDDKEMEATVVDGKGTEMGHIIVTTIGGRNGRPKQFTFDSPSHPRINELLTNAGEAST; encoded by the exons ATGGCCTCCGTAAGTGTGGCTCCTTTATCTGGATTAAGATACCACAGTGGAATTACAGTTGCTATCAATAGTTTGCCCAGTGAGATGAATGACATGAAAATTAAGGATGACAAG GAAATGGAAGCAACTGTTGTAGATGGTAAAGGAACAGAAATGGGTCATATAATTGTCACGACTATTGGTGGAAGAAATGGCCGGCCAAAGCAGTTTACATT TGACAGCCCATCGCATCCAAGAATAAATGAACTGCTCACTAACGCAGGAGAGGCCTCGACATGA
- the LOC112182789 gene encoding serine/threonine-protein kinase rio2 isoform X1 has translation MKLDVDVLRYLTKEDFRVLTAVEMGMRNHEIVPAELVERIAALKHGGTYKVMKNLLKHKLLHHDASKYDGFRLTYLGYDFLAIKTLVNRGVFSAVGRQLGVGKESDIFEVATEDGTVMAMKLHRLGRTSFRAVKSKRDYLKHRSSFNWLYLSRLAALREFSFMKALEEHGFPVPNAVDCNRHCVIMSLVPGYPLVQVKQLENPETVFNTIIGLVVRLAEHGLIHCDFNEFNIMIDDDEKVTMIDFPQMVSVSHRNAQMYFDRDVECVFKFFSKRFNMSFHECTADIDGTAVDTDDSGRPSFTSIAKDTGFLDKELSASGFTRKDQEEIAKFIEGGIKKDANSDDEDTEDDEHISVLNEANTMGVDSLHVADQTLQHDEQVEPEGNVRTCEAGPSSEPENEDGSNEEGDNETVNNDNDAELEKRLNKVRRRAVTAARGGRKTFASRNTYKDKGGKSSNSSKIQRQLSSW, from the exons ATGAAGCTGGATGTGGATGTGTTGAGATACCTCACTAAAGAGGATTTCAGGGTTTTAACCGCTGTCGAAATGGGAATGCGAAAT CATGAAATCGTACCCGCTGAACTGGTGGAGCGTATAGCTGCGCTCAA GCATGGTGGCACTTACAAAGTTATGAAAAATCTGCTCAAGCATAAGCTCTTGCACCACGACGCCTCTAAAT ATGATGGGTTTCGGCTAACGTACCTTGGTTATGATTTTCTTGCAATTAAGACTTTGGTCAACCGTGGAGTCTTTTCAGCCGTTGGTCGCCAACTTGGTGTTGGAAAAGAGTCTG ATATTTTTGAGGTGGCCACCGAAGATGGTACAGTGATGGCAATGAAATTGCACAGGCTTGGTAGAACTTCTTTCAGGGCTGTCAAGTCTAAGCGTGATTACTTAAAACATCGTAGCAGTTTCAATTGGCTATACTTGTCCCGTCTTGCTGCACTCAGAGAATTTTCTTTTATGAAG GCTTTAGAAGAGCATGGTTTTCCTGTTCCAAATGCAGTAGATTGTAACAGGCATTGTGTGATTATGTCACTAGTACCAGGCTACCCCCT TGTGCAGGTGAAGCAATTGGAAAATCCTGAGACAGTTTTCAATACTATCATTGGGCTCGTTGTTCGTCTGGCAGAACATGGTTTGATTCACTGTGACTTCAATGAATTTAACATTATG ATTGATGATGACGAGAAGGTTACCATGATTGATTTTCCCCAAATGGTCTCTGTATCACATCGTAATGCACAAAT GTACTTTGATCGTGATGTGGAATGTGTCTTTAAGTTTTTCAGCAAGAG ATTCAACATGTCTTTCCATGAATGCACAGCTGATATTGATGGAACAGCAGTAGACACAGATGATAGTGGCAGGCCTTCGTTTACTTCAATAGCGAAAGATACTGGTTTTTTAGACAAGGAACTTTCTGCTAGTGGGTTTACTAGGAAGGATCAGGAAGAAATTGCTAAG TTTATTGAAGGAGGGATCAAGAAGGATGCtaattctgatgatgaagatacaGAAGACGATGAGCACATCTCTGTgttaaatgaagcaaacacaATGGGTGTTGATTCACTGCATGTGGCAGATCAG ACGTTACAGCATGATGAGCAAGTTGAACCAGAGGGCAATGtaagaacatgtgaagcaggtCCCAGCAGTGAACCTGAAAATGAAGATGGGAGTAATGAG GAGGGAGATAATGAGACAGTTAATAATGACAATGATGCTGAGCTGGAAAAACGCTTGAACAAGGTGAGGCGACGTGCTGTAACAGCAGCCCGTGGAGGACGAAAAACTTTTGCATCCAGAAATACCTATAAAGACAAGGGTGGTAAATCCTCTAACAGTTCCAAAATCCAGAGACAATTAAGTAGCTGGTAG
- the LOC112182789 gene encoding serine/threonine-protein kinase rio2 isoform X2: MKLDVDVLRYLTKEDFRVLTAVEMGMRNHEIVPAELVERIAALKHGGTYKVMKNLLKHKLLHHDASKYDGFRLTYLGYDFLAIKTLVNRGVFSAVGRQLGVGKESDIFEVATEDGTVMAMKLHRLGRTSFRAVKSKRDYLKHRSSFNWLYLSRLAALREFSFMKALEEHGFPVPNAVDCNRHCVIMSLVPGYPLVQVKQLENPETVFNTIIGLVVRLAEHGLIHCDFNEFNIMIDDDEKVTMIDFPQMVSVSHRNAQMYFDRDVECVFKFFSKRFNMSFHECTADIDGTAVDTDDSGRPSFTSIAKDTGFLDKELSASGFTRKDQEEIAKFIEGGIKKDANSDDEDTEDDEHISVLNEANTMGVDSLHVADQHDEQVEPEGNVRTCEAGPSSEPENEDGSNEEGDNETVNNDNDAELEKRLNKVRRRAVTAARGGRKTFASRNTYKDKGGKSSNSSKIQRQLSSW; this comes from the exons ATGAAGCTGGATGTGGATGTGTTGAGATACCTCACTAAAGAGGATTTCAGGGTTTTAACCGCTGTCGAAATGGGAATGCGAAAT CATGAAATCGTACCCGCTGAACTGGTGGAGCGTATAGCTGCGCTCAA GCATGGTGGCACTTACAAAGTTATGAAAAATCTGCTCAAGCATAAGCTCTTGCACCACGACGCCTCTAAAT ATGATGGGTTTCGGCTAACGTACCTTGGTTATGATTTTCTTGCAATTAAGACTTTGGTCAACCGTGGAGTCTTTTCAGCCGTTGGTCGCCAACTTGGTGTTGGAAAAGAGTCTG ATATTTTTGAGGTGGCCACCGAAGATGGTACAGTGATGGCAATGAAATTGCACAGGCTTGGTAGAACTTCTTTCAGGGCTGTCAAGTCTAAGCGTGATTACTTAAAACATCGTAGCAGTTTCAATTGGCTATACTTGTCCCGTCTTGCTGCACTCAGAGAATTTTCTTTTATGAAG GCTTTAGAAGAGCATGGTTTTCCTGTTCCAAATGCAGTAGATTGTAACAGGCATTGTGTGATTATGTCACTAGTACCAGGCTACCCCCT TGTGCAGGTGAAGCAATTGGAAAATCCTGAGACAGTTTTCAATACTATCATTGGGCTCGTTGTTCGTCTGGCAGAACATGGTTTGATTCACTGTGACTTCAATGAATTTAACATTATG ATTGATGATGACGAGAAGGTTACCATGATTGATTTTCCCCAAATGGTCTCTGTATCACATCGTAATGCACAAAT GTACTTTGATCGTGATGTGGAATGTGTCTTTAAGTTTTTCAGCAAGAG ATTCAACATGTCTTTCCATGAATGCACAGCTGATATTGATGGAACAGCAGTAGACACAGATGATAGTGGCAGGCCTTCGTTTACTTCAATAGCGAAAGATACTGGTTTTTTAGACAAGGAACTTTCTGCTAGTGGGTTTACTAGGAAGGATCAGGAAGAAATTGCTAAG TTTATTGAAGGAGGGATCAAGAAGGATGCtaattctgatgatgaagatacaGAAGACGATGAGCACATCTCTGTgttaaatgaagcaaacacaATGGGTGTTGATTCACTGCATGTGGCAGATCAG CATGATGAGCAAGTTGAACCAGAGGGCAATGtaagaacatgtgaagcaggtCCCAGCAGTGAACCTGAAAATGAAGATGGGAGTAATGAG GAGGGAGATAATGAGACAGTTAATAATGACAATGATGCTGAGCTGGAAAAACGCTTGAACAAGGTGAGGCGACGTGCTGTAACAGCAGCCCGTGGAGGACGAAAAACTTTTGCATCCAGAAATACCTATAAAGACAAGGGTGGTAAATCCTCTAACAGTTCCAAAATCCAGAGACAATTAAGTAGCTGGTAG
- the LOC112182789 gene encoding serine/threonine-protein kinase rio2 isoform X3, whose translation MKLDVDVLRYLTKEDFRVLTAVEMGMRNHEIVPAELVERIAALKHGGTYKVMKNLLKHKLLHHDASKYDGFRLTYLGYDFLAIKTLVNRGVFSAVGRQLGVGKESDIFEVATEDGTVMAMKLHRLGRTSFRAVKSKRDYLKHRSSFNWLYLSRLAALREFSFMKALEEHGFPVPNAVDCNRHCVIMSLVPGYPLVQVKQLENPETVFNTIIGLVVRLAEHGLIHCDFNEFNIMIDDDEKVTMIDFPQMVSVSHRNAQMYFDRDVECVFKFFSKRFNMSFHECTADIDGTAVDTDDSGRPSFTSIAKDTGFLDKELSASGFTRKDQEEIAKFIEGGIKKDANSDDEDTEDDEHISVLNEANTMGVDSLHVADQVTNSGNTCEAEGNVIGSSNTCLHLFGC comes from the exons ATGAAGCTGGATGTGGATGTGTTGAGATACCTCACTAAAGAGGATTTCAGGGTTTTAACCGCTGTCGAAATGGGAATGCGAAAT CATGAAATCGTACCCGCTGAACTGGTGGAGCGTATAGCTGCGCTCAA GCATGGTGGCACTTACAAAGTTATGAAAAATCTGCTCAAGCATAAGCTCTTGCACCACGACGCCTCTAAAT ATGATGGGTTTCGGCTAACGTACCTTGGTTATGATTTTCTTGCAATTAAGACTTTGGTCAACCGTGGAGTCTTTTCAGCCGTTGGTCGCCAACTTGGTGTTGGAAAAGAGTCTG ATATTTTTGAGGTGGCCACCGAAGATGGTACAGTGATGGCAATGAAATTGCACAGGCTTGGTAGAACTTCTTTCAGGGCTGTCAAGTCTAAGCGTGATTACTTAAAACATCGTAGCAGTTTCAATTGGCTATACTTGTCCCGTCTTGCTGCACTCAGAGAATTTTCTTTTATGAAG GCTTTAGAAGAGCATGGTTTTCCTGTTCCAAATGCAGTAGATTGTAACAGGCATTGTGTGATTATGTCACTAGTACCAGGCTACCCCCT TGTGCAGGTGAAGCAATTGGAAAATCCTGAGACAGTTTTCAATACTATCATTGGGCTCGTTGTTCGTCTGGCAGAACATGGTTTGATTCACTGTGACTTCAATGAATTTAACATTATG ATTGATGATGACGAGAAGGTTACCATGATTGATTTTCCCCAAATGGTCTCTGTATCACATCGTAATGCACAAAT GTACTTTGATCGTGATGTGGAATGTGTCTTTAAGTTTTTCAGCAAGAG ATTCAACATGTCTTTCCATGAATGCACAGCTGATATTGATGGAACAGCAGTAGACACAGATGATAGTGGCAGGCCTTCGTTTACTTCAATAGCGAAAGATACTGGTTTTTTAGACAAGGAACTTTCTGCTAGTGGGTTTACTAGGAAGGATCAGGAAGAAATTGCTAAG TTTATTGAAGGAGGGATCAAGAAGGATGCtaattctgatgatgaagatacaGAAGACGATGAGCACATCTCTGTgttaaatgaagcaaacacaATGGGTGTTGATTCACTGCATGTGGCAGATCAG GTAACTAATTCAGGAAATACATGTGAAGCAGAGGGCAATGTAATTGGATCATCCAATACATGTTTGCACTTATTTGGGTGCTAG